In the Flavobacterium acetivorans genome, one interval contains:
- a CDS encoding AraC family transcriptional regulator — translation MGNKLFFKGIYGDSSIDMVRDIIHITPMEMTAKRHQWYIKPHAHSELFQIFVVESGSLELIINGGSTIVESLSFFSIPKNSSHGLRMNADTKGWVISLYDKSLENMLKLDTDIINTIDEIHISKLDENDKLITDTFATIQKCISEYYDDLPGKQYALHYLVGMMLLRLYRIFETKSVINVSDNKNKIYYRRFVQLIKEQKSFKISIEDYASRLNISSGHLNRICKDVSGLSPKDIVINFFIDEAKIYLRNFDMTIAEISYELDMEDPAYFTRLFKKKSGTTPKEYRNQVAGQ, via the coding sequence ATGGGAAATAAATTATTTTTTAAGGGAATTTATGGTGATAGCTCTATCGATATGGTTAGGGATATTATTCATATTACTCCTATGGAAATGACTGCAAAACGCCACCAATGGTATATTAAACCTCATGCCCACAGTGAACTTTTCCAAATTTTTGTTGTCGAAAGCGGTTCTCTGGAATTAATAATTAATGGCGGAAGTACCATTGTAGAGAGCCTTTCTTTTTTTTCTATTCCAAAGAACAGCAGTCATGGATTGCGCATGAATGCTGATACTAAAGGATGGGTTATCTCACTTTATGATAAGTCATTGGAAAACATGTTAAAGCTCGATACGGATATCATCAATACGATAGACGAAATTCATATTTCAAAACTGGACGAAAACGATAAATTAATCACCGATACTTTTGCTACTATCCAAAAATGCATTTCGGAATATTATGATGATTTGCCAGGGAAACAATATGCTTTACACTACTTGGTAGGTATGATGCTGTTGCGTTTGTATCGTATATTTGAAACTAAATCTGTTATTAATGTTTCAGATAATAAAAATAAAATATATTACCGACGCTTTGTTCAATTGATAAAGGAACAAAAGTCTTTTAAAATAAGTATTGAGGACTATGCTAGCCGTTTAAATATTTCAAGCGGACATCTCAACCGAATTTGTAAGGATGTTTCCGGTTTATCGCCAAAAGACATTGTCATTAATTTTTTTATTGACGAAGCTAAAATTTATCTCCGCAATTTTGATATGACAATTGCCGAAATCTCCTATGAATTAGATATGGAAGATCCGGCTTATTTTACCCGTTTGTTTAAGAAAAAAAGCGGAACCACTCCCAAAGAATACAGAAATCAAGTAGCAGGCCAATAA
- a CDS encoding FAD-dependent oxidoreductase, which yields MCQECQGRGKKSRGLSDKARRSYQMAVEQFQKTQEGTAPVRPKAHLYSCSHCGGSGLIPSASPPIADKGNYPHLAIIGGGIGGVALAVACLHRGIPFTLYERDSNFEARSQGYGLTLQQASKAIEGLGIFSLKEGVISTRHLVHTTEGKVIGEWGVRKWIPSDTKTFTKRSNIHIARQSLRLALLEQLGEHDAVQWGHQLVHFKESEGEGLDLRFQVNGEIKNAKADLVVGADGIRSAVRSLLIAEDTSPLRYLGCIVILGICPLKALEGLDSSLLDSATVFQTANGNERIYMMPYTADSIMWQLSFPMAENEAKALSAQGPQALKEEGCRRTQWHNPIPQILAATLETQISGYPVYDRELLDSALLEKAGAVTLIGDAAHPMSPFKGQGANQALLDALTLARAITKGCRVASQWRNAGLRADVLTEFEAEMLARSAVKVKDSAAAANFLHSEIVLHEGDEPRGRCLKKKDA from the coding sequence ATGTGTCAGGAATGTCAGGGACGCGGTAAAAAAAGCCGTGGGCTTAGCGATAAAGCGCGACGCAGCTACCAGATGGCAGTCGAACAATTTCAAAAAACGCAAGAAGGAACAGCTCCGGTTCGTCCTAAGGCGCACCTCTACTCCTGCTCACATTGTGGCGGATCCGGCTTAATCCCTTCAGCTAGCCCTCCTATAGCCGATAAAGGAAATTACCCACATCTGGCTATTATTGGTGGCGGTATCGGAGGCGTGGCTCTGGCTGTGGCTTGTTTACACCGCGGAATCCCTTTTACTCTTTATGAGCGCGACAGCAACTTTGAGGCTCGATCTCAGGGCTACGGACTCACCTTGCAACAAGCCAGTAAGGCAATTGAAGGATTGGGTATCTTCTCGCTAAAAGAAGGGGTAATTTCAACAAGACATCTGGTTCATACTACAGAAGGAAAAGTGATCGGGGAATGGGGCGTTCGAAAGTGGATACCATCCGATACAAAAACATTTACAAAACGTTCCAATATACATATCGCCCGACAGTCTTTGCGCTTGGCACTACTGGAACAACTCGGCGAACATGATGCTGTGCAATGGGGTCATCAATTAGTCCATTTTAAAGAATCTGAGGGTGAAGGCCTCGATCTGCGTTTTCAAGTCAACGGAGAAATAAAGAATGCCAAGGCAGATCTTGTAGTGGGTGCTGATGGTATTCGTAGCGCCGTGCGCAGTTTGCTGATTGCTGAGGACACCAGCCCTTTGCGTTACCTGGGTTGTATTGTGATCTTGGGTATTTGCCCTTTAAAGGCTCTCGAAGGGCTTGATAGTTCTTTACTGGATTCAGCCACTGTATTTCAAACCGCCAATGGCAACGAGCGCATTTACATGATGCCTTATACCGCAGATTCGATCATGTGGCAACTTAGTTTTCCAATGGCAGAAAATGAGGCTAAGGCCTTAAGTGCTCAAGGACCACAAGCACTTAAGGAAGAAGGCTGCCGCAGAACTCAGTGGCACAATCCTATTCCTCAGATTTTAGCGGCTACATTAGAGACTCAAATTTCAGGCTATCCCGTCTATGACCGGGAATTACTCGATTCCGCATTGTTGGAAAAAGCGGGAGCAGTGACGCTAATTGGAGATGCGGCGCACCCTATGAGTCCGTTCAAAGGACAGGGCGCAAACCAAGCGCTATTGGACGCACTTACACTGGCTCGTGCCATCACAAAAGGATGCAGAGTTGCATCTCAATGGAGAAATGCGGGACTAAGAGCAGATGTATTAACGGAATTTGAAGCCGAAATGCTGGCACGCTCTGCTGTCAAAGTGAAAGATTCAGCCGCCGCCGCCAACTTCCTCCATTCCGAAATTGTGCTTCATGAAGGTGATGAGCCGAGAGGACGCTGCCTAAAGAAAAAAGACGCCTAA
- a CDS encoding sensor histidine kinase, protein MFQFLPLDPKTVFQLYFWANLFISILIFSYSFSYATTENRKVLKWFAYGKLLMTLGWLMLLLRGIVPDFVSINIANMIILSSACYETIAITAMLKSKLRKRYRLQIGITLAAALLFNMATLLESTVNTRILVVSIGLFAIYLPPTIGYFMEKKHNFFRLLYGLCYAGFEILIVLRMIYIYLNPQKYFFSSSVFESFYNICLFLLTLIGTVGFLLLVKEKQELKIQKLLKDKNQFFSIIAHDLRGPLGSSVELSKIVANNIEDYNREEIIEIIEMLHESNKNSYKLLENLLDWSQVQTGTIDYSPKKVALNTLIKENIELNKNIALNKNISLSFEATELIEIEADKNMIDTVVRNLLTNAIKFTEKQGEIVVKLQKYPQKVEVSIIDNGIGIPDKIKEKLFKIDKKVTQRGTENESGTGLGLLVCSEFIKKHQGKIWAESEFGKGSTFKFSLPLETIKKYG, encoded by the coding sequence ATGTTTCAATTTTTACCGTTAGATCCAAAAACCGTTTTTCAACTCTATTTTTGGGCAAACTTGTTTATCAGTATTCTTATTTTTAGTTATTCCTTTTCGTATGCTACCACAGAGAACAGAAAAGTCTTAAAATGGTTTGCTTATGGAAAACTATTAATGACCTTAGGATGGCTCATGCTGCTTTTACGAGGTATAGTTCCTGATTTTGTCTCTATCAATATAGCCAATATGATTATTTTATCGTCAGCTTGTTATGAAACGATAGCGATAACAGCGATGCTCAAATCAAAATTAAGAAAACGGTATCGTTTACAAATAGGGATTACTCTTGCAGCTGCCTTGCTTTTCAATATGGCAACCTTATTAGAGAGTACGGTTAACACGCGCATATTAGTTGTGTCTATTGGATTGTTTGCCATTTATTTGCCACCAACCATTGGCTATTTTATGGAAAAGAAGCACAATTTTTTCCGGCTTTTATACGGGCTTTGCTATGCCGGATTTGAAATACTGATTGTTTTAAGAATGATTTATATTTATTTGAATCCACAGAAATACTTTTTTTCATCTAGTGTTTTTGAGAGTTTTTATAATATTTGCTTGTTTCTACTCACTCTTATTGGTACGGTTGGTTTTTTATTGCTTGTAAAAGAAAAGCAAGAACTTAAGATCCAGAAACTTTTAAAAGACAAAAACCAGTTCTTTTCTATCATTGCCCATGACCTGAGAGGACCATTGGGATCATCAGTCGAGCTGTCCAAGATAGTAGCCAATAACATTGAGGATTACAATCGTGAAGAAATTATAGAAATTATAGAAATGCTTCATGAATCGAACAAAAACAGCTACAAATTGCTCGAAAATCTTTTGGATTGGTCACAAGTGCAAACTGGAACGATAGATTACAGTCCGAAAAAAGTAGCATTAAACACATTAATCAAAGAAAATATTGAACTGAATAAAAATATAGCATTAAATAAAAACATTAGCCTTTCGTTTGAAGCGACTGAACTGATCGAAATTGAGGCAGACAAAAACATGATTGATACCGTAGTGCGCAACTTGCTGACCAATGCAATTAAATTTACAGAAAAACAGGGTGAAATAGTTGTAAAGTTGCAAAAATACCCTCAAAAAGTTGAGGTATCTATCATAGACAACGGTATAGGAATTCCTGATAAAATAAAAGAAAAATTGTTTAAAATTGACAAAAAAGTCACCCAAAGAGGAACAGAAAACGAAAGTGGAACCGGGTTGGGATTATTGGTTTGCAGCGAATTTATAAAAAAACACCAAGGAAAAATCTGGGCAGAAAGCGAATTCGGAAAAGGGAGTACCTTCAAATTTAGCTTACCTTTAGAGACAATAAAAAAGTACGGATAG